The sequence GACCCCGGTCGCGAGGAGCAGGGTCTCGGCACCCGCGAGGCGTGCGGGGGTGAAGGGCACCTGCATGGAAGCGATGATCAGCGCCGGGATGGTGATATTGATGAGGAGTCCGGAGAGCCCCCGGGTGGCTCGGGGGTCCATGATCTTTGTGGAGACGGCGACGTAGCCGGCGGCGATCAGCAGCACCAGGATAAAGATCTGGTCGGCGACGACCAGGAAATCAGTGACCATACCGTTCATGGATTGAGGCGCCCCCTCCTGATCCAGCAGTATGGGTTCTGATGGCTCTTTACGGTTCTGCCGCAGGAGAGGTTTTTCTATCGGCAGGGATCTATCTCGCCGTATGCCCGAAAAACCGTTCTACCTCGCTGTCTCGGCGCTCATCCGGGACGGCGTTGGGAGGGTTCTCCTCCTGAAGCGTGCCGCCGCCGACCCCATCAACCCGGGGAAGTGGGACCTCCCCGGAGGGACGCTCGATCCCGGTGAGATCTTCGACCGTGCCCTCCGGCGGGAGGCTAGGGAAGAGACCGGGATGCTGGTCACCCTCAGGCACGTCGCGGGCGCCGGGGAACTCGACCTCCCGACGAAGAGAATCGCCTACCTGATCATGGCCTGCGATGCCGACAGGACCGAGGTCAGCCTCAGCCCTGAGCACGAGGCCTACGCCTGGGTCGCGCCCGGGGAGGCGGCGGCGATGGACCTTGCGGAGCAGTTCCGGGGGTTGTTTGGGGGCGGCGGGTGAGTGGGAGGCGGGGTAGTTACCCACGGGATCCCGTCCAAAAGAAGAGCGTCCTTCACGCCGCCTGGAGGATTGGCGATCGGTGACCGGAGCGGCCGTGAGCCCGCCTGGGGTGAGGGGTTTTTGCCCCTGCCGTTCGGCGCGGCCCCGGCACCCGGGTTGTCGCGGCTGTTTCCGGAGAACATTCGATTTGGGAGCTCCAATGTGCAGACGCGTGTCACATAAAAGGTATATAGCAGGACGAGTGAGCTCTCACTCGTGGATAGCGGGGTTGCCCATCCCCGGGTTTGACGCCCGGCGGCAACAGGGTCTACGCATTCCGTGTGCGAAGGTATCCCTCTCCCGCCTTAGGCTGTGGAATCTACCGCGGCGTCCAATCAGAGGTTTTGACATGCGATTAAAGATTGGTGCACTCATCTGCCTCGCTCTCGCGATCATAGCCGGGTGCGTATGGGTTCTTGGTCCGGGCCAGGCTCCGGAAAGCCCTCTTCCCGCCGGGGCGGGCTCAGGCGAAGAGAAGTACTCTCTCACCGCTGAGTTCCCGGAGGTGCGGGACTCGTACACGCTCTACCGGGTAGTCCCTGCCGCCATCACGGAAGAGCAGGTCCGGGAGGTTGCGGAGCGGTTTGGACTCTCGGGGGAACCAGGGGCGATGAACAAAAAGACGGGGGCGTCCCTCCTCATCGACGCCTCGAAGGATCCGGAGGAGCAGGTATCGGTGTATGCACATTCCGGCGCCGTGGCCTACCACATCCCTGACCTGGAACTGCCGACCGAGGTGACCCGGCAGCCGGACCTCCCGACGGATGCGGAGGCAGAGAAGATTGCGCTTGCGTTCCTTGAGAAGACCGGCATGCAGTCGCCGGATGCCCGGGTCGTGGAGGTTGGGGTGAACCAGAAGCAGGAGGTCTGGAAGGCGGGCGAGAGCGAGCCGGAGGCGTCGTACGATGTGACGAAAGCAGTCCGGTTCGGCCGTTCACTCGACGGGCTGCCGGTCTATGGCGACGAATTTGCGGTGATCCTGGGCGACGGCGGCGAGGTCGTCGGGCTCGTGAAGACCTGGCGGGAGGTGACGCCGGACGGGAATGCCAGCCTCCGATCCTCCAGGGAGGCGTATGAGGATCTCCTTGCAGCAAAGACTGTCCGCCCCCACGGGGGTGGGGAGTATGATCAGATCACGATCGAGAACGTCGCGATCGGTTACTGGATGGAGCCGGGAGGTGTCGTCCAGGATCTGGTCCGGCCGGTGTATGCGTTTTCCGGAACCGCGGTCCGGGGCGGTGCTCCTGAACCATATATCGAATACGTCTTTGCTGATGCAGGGGAGTGATTCGGGAGATGATGAAGAGCATCAAAGTGCGGCTGCCTGGTCTGCTGCTGGCATCAGTGCTCATCGGGACGTTCTTCGTTCCGGTGGTCTCTGCCGGTGGGGAGAACACAAACTGGCTTGATACCTTCGACGAGTGGGTCACACCCCGGGATATGTCGATGTACAACAAACCGATAGTTACGAAAGAGCCGGTGCGCCCGGGCCCCGAAGACCTGGCCAGGCACCCCGGCATGATCCTGCTCGGGGAGAATGTGACGTTCCCCGATATCGCATCTGCGACGGTGTCGGGCTTCCCGTCCGGCCCTACGGTTGGCGTGGTTGTGACCGATCCGGGCTACTTCAGCCCGGTCCCGCAGGCCGGCGAGGTGAACCTCACAAATCTCCCGCCCCTCCGGAACTACGACCTCGCGACCGCCGACCCAGGGGCGTTCGTCGCCGACGTGGGTTCGGGGAGCCCGGTGACGCTCCGCCTCTCCGGCCGGGAGTTCGTGCTCGACCTCAAACCGGTGCCGGGTCCCGTTGCAGAAGGCGCCCGGGCTTTTGTGAAGAACGAGTCGGGCACGTTCGCCGTCGCTCTCCCCCGTATTTGGTCCTTCGAGGGGATGATCGCCGGGGAACCCGGGAGTTCCGCATCCTTCACGGTCGGCGATGACGTGATCCTCGGGACGATCAAGAGTAATACGACGTCGCTCGTCATCGCCCAGGCCGGGACCGTCGAGATCGACGGAGTGCAGAGAATCGTGCATGTCATCTACGACGAGCGGGACGTCATCCCAAAATTCTGGCCCCTGGCGACCGATCGCTGCGTGCCGCCGGACGGGGCTGAGGGTTCTCCGGATGTTACCGGAAGCCGGGTTGCCGGCCTTGCAAAGAGCCTGAGCGACGCTATGAGGCCGGGAAGAGCCTGATGACTGAGGGGTCGCCGGGTGTACCCGGGGTACCGGCCGCCCCTTCAATGTCCACCCTCCTAGTGGACTATTTCACCTTATCTTGCGGGTTTTGGTGCGGATCACCAACCGCTCGCGTGAGGCGATGGTGCCCATGCAACAACCATCAGGCTACGCTCTCCGGGCTGCACGCATGAAAACAGTCTGCTCCCCGGACAGTGGACCGTGGTGGGCATCACCCTGGGGGGTGGGGGCAGGGGAGGGGGCTCGCCCCCTCCCCCCGTACGGAAGCCATGCCCGGGGCACAAACAGGGCCATGATTCCCCCACCCGCCAAACCAGGGCAGTTTTCATGGGAAATGTTAGCTGAAATGCTCCACTAGTGGAGCATTTCACCTTATTTTACGGGTTCTGGTGCGGGGATCACCAGCCTCTCGCGGAAAGCCACGCGGGAGCATTCATGGGGTAGAGCGAGAGGCTCGACGCAGGAACGCGGAGTTTCCCCCGGCTCACCCGGGCAGGGGACCGTGGTGGCTATCGCCCTGGGGGTGGGGGCAGGGGAGGGGGCGAGCCCCCTCCCCGCACAACCCGGACCCGGAGGCACGATCGAACAGAGCAGGGGAGCCGCCCGGTCGCCAACCCAGGGAGGTCTCCGTGGAAAATTTAGCTGCAACGCTCCACTAGACATATGTCCAATATTGGACAGTTCGCGGCCCCCGGGTAGCCGGATCAGCTGAGGACGAGGCTCCCGGTCTCCGCGGCCCTTCCGTCCCCCTCGCTGCAGGAGACGGTCCAGCGGTAGGTGCCCGGCCCCTCCGGCTCCAGCCAGAACCCGATCTCCTCTCGCCGGGAGTCGTTGAGAACCGGCACGTCAAAGAAGCGGCGTTCACACTTCTGGCCGCCGGGACCGTCCACCCGGAACTCCGCCGCCCGCAGGAACGCGTCCGCGGTGTCCCGGTAGTCGCACCCCACCACGATAAGGTAGCGCTCGCTGGGGGTGTAGGTGCGGGTGTAGGTTTGAGCCGATGCCAGGCAGGTTGCCCCGCCGGTCTCATCGACCTGCAAAATTCCCCCGTCGAGTTCGACCATCCCGTAGCTCGAGATGGAGAAGTCGGTCCGGTCGACCCCGAGGACCGAGCCGTCCGGTCCGTATGCCACGACCGTGAAGGAGTGCGGCCCCGGGACCGGGATGACCGCCTGGTCTTCCTCAAGATCCCGGATCAGGATCCCGTCAAAGTAACCGTCGACGCGGGCGACCTCTTCCGGGCGGTCGAGGCGGTAGGAGAGCGGGACGGCCGCAAAGGTGAGGTGGATTGGAGGATCTTCGCCCGGTTCGGTTTTGCCCCCCCAGGGGATGGTGACGGCGCTCCCCGATACCGTCGGCGGCACGATCTC is a genomic window of Methanoculleus bourgensis MS2 containing:
- a CDS encoding NUDIX hydrolase; translation: MPEKPFYLAVSALIRDGVGRVLLLKRAAADPINPGKWDLPGGTLDPGEIFDRALRREAREETGMLVTLRHVAGAGELDLPTKRIAYLIMACDADRTEVSLSPEHEAYAWVAPGEAAAMDLAEQFRGLFGGGG
- a CDS encoding calcium-dependent protein kinase, yielding MRLKIGALICLALAIIAGCVWVLGPGQAPESPLPAGAGSGEEKYSLTAEFPEVRDSYTLYRVVPAAITEEQVREVAERFGLSGEPGAMNKKTGASLLIDASKDPEEQVSVYAHSGAVAYHIPDLELPTEVTRQPDLPTDAEAEKIALAFLEKTGMQSPDARVVEVGVNQKQEVWKAGESEPEASYDVTKAVRFGRSLDGLPVYGDEFAVILGDGGEVVGLVKTWREVTPDGNASLRSSREAYEDLLAAKTVRPHGGGEYDQITIENVAIGYWMEPGGVVQDLVRPVYAFSGTAVRGGAPEPYIEYVFADAGE
- a CDS encoding peptidase M12, whose translation is MMKSIKVRLPGLLLASVLIGTFFVPVVSAGGENTNWLDTFDEWVTPRDMSMYNKPIVTKEPVRPGPEDLARHPGMILLGENVTFPDIASATVSGFPSGPTVGVVVTDPGYFSPVPQAGEVNLTNLPPLRNYDLATADPGAFVADVGSGSPVTLRLSGREFVLDLKPVPGPVAEGARAFVKNESGTFAVALPRIWSFEGMIAGEPGSSASFTVGDDVILGTIKSNTTSLVIAQAGTVEIDGVQRIVHVIYDERDVIPKFWPLATDRCVPPDGAEGSPDVTGSRVAGLAKSLSDAMRPGRA